TTTTGCACCACATTAGCATATTGATCTGAACAACACATTGCCTATTTTGTTTCTTCTGTAGCCTATGATATCATTAATTATTTGGTATTACTAAAGACATTTTCAAAAGTTAGATGGTGtttctattttctaaaataattcaCTATATCTATTATAATCTATTATAATCTGTAGAGAAAGAcgtttttataaaagaaaattttttttgtacattCCTATACAATAAAGCataggaaataaaataaatttaaaaaaataaaatatgatgtTTTAGGatatataaagaataaaaattattttataatccTAAAAAAATGATCACATaattcatcaaattttaaaggatatataagatacttttaaaaatataaaaaacacaaaaccttTCTTAATATTTAACACAAATTTGTTGTAAAAtctttttatattagtaattaatatttaaaaataacaaatgcTTTCAAttgttgaatatttttttagatcGTTTAAAAAAGACTAGATTCAAACTAGAGAAAAACAGTAATATTTTACGAATAACTAAGAGTACCCTTCGAAATATTATCATTAAGAAATCAGTACccattcataaaatattttacatcaaATCTCTACATGAATAACTCATGCCACATTATCACACCTATGACATTCAACCACCTAAACATCCATATCTCATGACTAATTAAATATGACTAATTATCTAAATTAGTCCTCAAGAATTTTAGAATTGGACATTTTagttttcaaagaaaaaaaattaatacacagatcaaTCCCTAAAATTTTACTTCGGCAGATAAATTCATCTCCAGTTCATTTTTTGGCAGAGTAATTACttaaattagtctctaaaaattttaaaaatgaacattttagtccccaaaaaaaaaatatgtacaaatcaATCCCCAAAATTTTTCTCTATTAGACATAATAGTCCTCCGtccaatattaaaataaaataaaattattattattattattattattattattattattattattattattattattattatattNNNNNNNNNNNNNNNNNNNNNNNNNNNNNNNNNNNNNNNNNNNNNAAAAGATGTgctatgtaaaaaaatatatatttgtattaaaaatatgtattaaaagaaaatattttaatttgaatttatattaaatatttttaaaatagtacatcttttaattatattaaatataaaaatatcaaatagttTTAAccttaaattttttgtaaaataatctctaataattttattgattattattattgagtggatatatatataaaagaatttaataaataaacttatcattatttttattcaaaaaatataaaaaatatagtacaatattattgtgtaattaataataataataattttattttattttaattttagacgGAGGACTATTATGTTTAACAGAGAGAAACATTGAGGATTGATTTATACATTAGTTTTTCTTGGGGACTAAAATGTtcgtttttaaaatctttaaggAGAAAATGAACTGAAAACTGATTTGTCTGTCGGAATAAAACCTTAGAAATTaatctgtgtattaattttttttagggactaaaatatccgattctaaaatatttgggactgatttgggtaattactcattaaatatttataaactcatttcaagccacttcaataatcccaattgacaacaacaaaattataaatattataaaagtgATGAGGCTGTTACCAAGCacactttttaaataatttgcaaCAATTTGAGCCAAACAAAAATAACTGAGATTAGTATCGCAAAAAAgtgcaattaataaaataaaattataattaaaaagtaGTTACAGGAGACATTAAATTTGTTTTAAGATTATACAATTTATTCTCAATAAAGAAAGCATTGCTTTCtaagtttattaaaaattagGAAGATTACTTAAgatgatttttattattattttctaaagatttttttaatgtaatCATCTTTAAAATGCATATTAAATATCCTCAAGCGACGTGCAACGATTTTTCCAAGAAAACTCTTGattaaatttttggaaaaatgatGATTCTAGTCTATTTTATATAATgtcactctatatataatttttttatattgtatattacatgaatttatagaaaaaagtgacattattaaaattagagtGTTAATATTCAAttgttaaaatttgatgttattgTTCCTAATAGTATTTTTTACACAGGCAAGTATCAATTTCTCTCTTGCATAAATTGATCAAGTTGATCTATAGGCAAAGTTTGCATTGTTGTATATATTATCatggttaaaaataattattcactTGAAAAATTTGATACTATTGAACTAGAAAGCTTTGTGAGTTGAATGTtggtatgatttttttttagaattttaaagtttttttaaatttaaaattgtccATAAAAATGGTTTTCTTGCTCTATAGATATTTATAGTTTTGCGGATAGGTTGAGACTAAATATTATCCATTACGTGCTAGGATTTAGGTGTAATTTTAGGGATTGAATTTTATGTAAGGTAAacataatcaaattttattacttttgctgtaacgaatttttttaaaaaaattgtgttttatataattatttttattaaagagACTTGAATCTACGATCTTAAGTGAGTATAAAGAGATTATGTcatttaagttataatttattagtattttatataattatttaattataacttGATTAGTCAGTGTAATCTAATGGTTAAACCATTAATTTGATGGGCCAATTTTATGTGTCTATCAATTATTGTctaatttttatctaacttattttttgtggtaaattttaatattttaaaaataatttatttttatatcttttaaattaaatattaatttttaatattttttagtaaataaacACCACTTTTTAGACACTATAGTATTTACTAATTTGATGACCTAATAGTCTGATCAACTTAATTATTAGTTGTTTGGTTTTGataactataaaatataaagataaaataaaaaaatattaaaaataattttaaaatttttaacaaataaaaaatagtttctcCTATTGTTAAATCCTATTCAATAGTATACATGTAACTACaagtttaataattaataatggtgaataatattttgtaagagtccttttaaaaattaactaataataagtaaacaaataaataaataaatggtcaccaaaaataaataaataaataaagattgaGAAAGATAATGAAGAAGTGGCAAATGGAAATCCTTCACCACTGTCACACCATACAGCCCTTCTCCATATTCGATTCTCACCCTTCTCCATGGCGACCCCATCACCCAAAACCCTATTCCTACTCTCGTATTTCTTgctccaacaacaacaacaacttccCCCGGTGGGATTCCAATGCCGAACCGTTTCGCCGACGAAACTTCAACAGAAGAACCGAACCTgatgaacaacaacaacaacggcGGGAGCGAGAGTACTGGAGCAAGAGGCGGTGGTGGTCCGACGAGCCTCCCGATATTGACGAAGGAAGCAGCGGTGGGGTTTGGGAAGAAGTCATTGATAGTATTTGGATTTTCCAGGTAAATCAATTTTTACTGTTTTCTTTCGAATTATGCCGTTTATTTTTATGAGTTAAATTTTTTAGTGTTACAGTTTTTTTTTGAGACTATCAAATTATATTGcctttgatattattttttgtcgTTAAACATGTGTAGTAATTATTGATTGTTGAAGTGCCAAATAATACTGTAACAAATAGGAAATTGAATAACCAAAATTTTGGGTTTGTAGAGCAGTTAGTTCACCTGTTTGTTAAACAAACGCCAGAGGTTCAAATTCTGTCTTGTGATGCAGCGATCTATTGGCTGGTgacaaattcttaaatatatACCACAGATTAATCATTGACCTACCAAACTGAAGGTTACCGAGaacaaccaaaaattaaaaaatagaaaattgaaTTGTTTAAGATTGTATTGTAAAATGGAATTATATTGGCATGCGGTTGAGAACCgactaatattttaataattgattgttTAATATATTTCAAGTGAGAAGCTGATATGGTAAGTAGTTCATATGCTGAGAAAATTTTCCTTGAAAGCCAGTttcattcatatatttttattcaaaaaaagcTTCTACACTTATATATAGTACAATTAATGAAAACAATTCTAATAGATTATATTGAAAAAAGCTTCTGTATTTCTAGTACTAGCTTTATGTTCTCTAGTTTTCTTCTCTCAGAATTATGATCTTGAATGTTGGTTATAATCTACTTTTGTTGGAAAGTACTATTTCTATTATTGTCGTAGGCCTAAGTAGTCCTATTTGcaattttattcatattaatgaatacctatttttttaatagaaaaaataataattatattgatcTTTGTTTAATTTAGTAAAAAGAGGTTGGTTTTAAAACATGGAAAAAACTGATCTTTCAAGATTTGTTTATTCAAATCTCTGCAGTTCCTGAAGGATTTATGGCATGAACTAAGCGAGATGAATTTAGTAAGAATGGAATTTTCAACTCAGATTTGTTTCTCTAGGATTAAGTAGGCTATCATTCAgagattttaattaaaattccttGGTAATTGCCTAATTGGAACCCAGAATGGAGTCAGTGTACTGGAAcctacaacttttttttttatcttagaAGCTCATAACACATCCAAAGCATTGGCAGCACAACCTGTCTTAATCCTAATTTGAAGGGTTTGTCATTGAACTCAATACAATATCTTCCCcctcattttcattttctatattcagTCTGTCTGGTATGAGAGTGAAAATCAGAAAGAAAATGAGCTATTGCTGCTTTCATTATCCATAACAATGCTGGTTAAAGATTTGCGTGGTGGCTCTTTGAAAATAACTGTTGCCTACTGTTATCAGTTTATGATTGCTGTAGTTTATTCTGCTTTTTGAATATTGCTCATCATTATGTCTTTTGTCAAGGAATTCTTATGCTCACAAAAATCCTTGTactattatgaattatgaaactaggaattttttcttttatgttattattgGGGATAAAGGGGAGCCTTGGAGCAGAGTTGAGTTATGTGATTTCAAGGTCACGGATTCAAGTCGTGGAAGCAGCCACTGATATAATTATCAGATTAGGTTGCGTATATTACTCCTTTTGGGTGCATCCCTTTTCCAGACTCTGCGTGATGCTTGTATACCGGAGTGtccttttttatatattatttttggggATCTATCTATTTGTATGGTCTAGTTGTTGCCGAAACCATACATGACATTGTTTGTGTTTCATAATGcattgaacaattttttttttatgcaaggTGCTGCAatgtatttcttttttctcaCTGCAGGTTTTTAAATCCTATGGTTGGGCACTCCCTTTCATCATAGTATCATTTTTGCTATCTACTGGTCCAAAAGCTTTCCTGATGGCATTAGCACTTCCTCTTGGTCAGTCAGCACTTCAGTTAGCATTTGAGAAACTATGGGGACAGCCGGAGAACAAACCGAAACGCAAGTATAGGACAAGGAGGAAACCCCGTGGAATGAATGGCACCACAGTTGATGAAGAAGCAGAAGAAAACTCGAGAATGAGAACGGGGAGGACAGGCTACCAATCATGGGTTGTTGAGGACAATAATAGTTCAGCTGCTGATAGTGGGAACCGAGAATCGCAAAGCTTTAGGGGGTGGGATGACTTAGAAAGATCTAGATCAACAAGCTCATCTCGTATGATGGATGGGTCAAGAAGCACACGAACAGAAGCCGGCAGGCTGAGTAGGAGAGAAGTAAAAAGCGACACGCCGCTGCTGTTGCGATTACTTATTGCCATTTTTCCATTTTTGGGCACATGGACAAAGATGCTTTGAACGTGATAGTCTCTATCATTAATCTTTGAGGAGAGGCCAAGAAGTTATTTATCTTCATAGCATGCGTGGTCTTATgtcttaatatataaattacttGATGAATTAAGTTCATCCACATTAGCAAACGCAcgttcttattttttcaaatcCCCATTTTGGTGGTCTTTTTAGTGTGTTGTAACTTGTAACGAGTCCTTCACCAAATAgttattttgttgttatttgtATATTTAGATAGACAAAATCTTTGTGGGTTTAGCTCCAGGAGAAAGAAGCTTTTTATGCCCCCTCTTCTGCTTGAATGTGACGTTCACTTCTTTGAGTTCTAATTCTATGCTAAAAATCGATTTCAATATCCTGTTTTCAATTGTTTCGGCTTTAATAAAATTGGCCACCTTCACAAGTAGCCGTGAATCAGATATGGTAAAATACACTAGAAACTATAATCAGTTCTATGCTAAGAATGGTTCTTGTTTGATTcacattttttgtttattatagaAGTAGAAATGTGTGTTAGGTTtaggaatttttaattttggacgTTCGATTATGTTGAGTTTTGGATATTTGATTAGATGGTTCTTTGGATGTAGCACTATATGGAGCTTCAgttgttctttttttctttttaatttaggatttttagtttaAGATGTTTTAACATAGAAATCCTACTTTTGAATTGTTTTAGGTTTTGGATGTTTTTCTTCTATTAGGTCTCAGATGTTTATTTGGATTGCTTGAAATTTTCCGAACGTGATTAAGTTTAGAGTTTGAAATGTATaaccaaattgtaatttttttttttttacaggtTGCTATTGAAGAGTGGCTGCCAGCGAAAGGACACCCCATAGTGGTTGTTGGAGGGCGGTTGCTGGCTGGAGGCTGGTGGTTGCTGAATGGTGGCTATCGAAGAGTGGTTACTTGCAAGGGATGAGATTGTGGTGTTAGTGGGCAGTGGCGATATGAATAGTGCTACTGTGCTAGGAGACAGAAGAAGAGAAAAGCAAGctagttttttaaaataattactatatttatttagtaaaattcaaaatattaaaattagttaaatatagtagttattttactaagtattttgaattttattaaataaatataatagtgattttaaatgttttaatattttagattttattaaataaatatagtaattatttttaaaaaattatattaaaatattaaaatttaacaagtaattttataaattaatttttaaattattaataaagactaatttgattaatttttaaaattttatggatGAAAAAGACTTACGTCTGGATTgggactattttgattataaataatttttttatatgtcaaGTGACACGTGACGTGTTAGGTGTCACTGACCTGACACGTCAACCAATTATCTTGTGATACGTGGCATTAATCTACCACGTATCATGTCATATAGCACTTAACGTGATACGTCATATCTAACTAACAAAATGACCAATTTGACTTACGTTTTATCTTTTAAGgactaatataactaaaaaaattatttgagaactaatttaaaaaataggtaATCTTTTATGAACAAATTTGACTGTTAACCCTTTATTTATAGTGTGAACTTGTCAAAATGACATTGGAAactatttcttcttttatagaaACTTAATTCTTTAAAATGTGTAACAAGTATAAAGTTTAGTTTGGgtaaaaagtttaattaaactcattttaaaaaaataaattaaataataaatgtttatattaaaaatagtttataaataaattattttgtatttgaaaaatacttattttaaaaaaatatgataaaaaaaattattttgagagaaattattttttttaactttttataaacatttaaataacttcttaaaaaatataatttaattttaaaaattatattagatattaaaatattattactttttataaatcaaaaacttaaaaaaataataaattttgaagcTTTTTAAAAGAGCCCTAAACATCTTCAAAGGTGAGTTTCTCCCTCACTTTTTTCTGACACATAGAGACTCAAACCATTAGAGCCAAGAATAAATGAGTCTTGGCGGATGTTACAATACTCCCTTGATATTTGGAGTTTTAAAACTCcatataattttaacaaaaaaaatactattaaaatttaaaatttaatttactttgcGTTGATTTAAGTTAACATTTAATGCATACTGATGAAATCAATAAAcaattaatactttttttaagATGATCGAGATGATGGTGAAGCTAATAATACTTCTGTGGAAAATGCAAATCAGAATGAAACTAATCAAGATGTAGCTCCAGATTTGTCAGATGAAGAAAGATATCCAGACTTTGAAGTTACTCCTTGGATATAATCCATGACTTGTTATTTTCATTGTGTTAAATTGAGTTGTTCATGTAATAGACTAATAGTActaaattttatgtttattttcgtATTACTACTTATTTTTAGGATTTGAGACTTAATGTTTATTATGATGTTATTGGAGATATGTTTTTTAactgttaatttttaagtttttagctATTTTATACGTTTTACTTATGTGGGACCGGGTTAACTGGTTCAACCAGTGATCTACCGGTTGAACTAGTGATCCAGTGACCCAGTAACTTGACCGATTCGATCACCGTTTCGGTTCTAACaactatgtttttaattttttaaaatttttatttttatcataattttataataatttaatatcaatttaaaaataaaataaatttaaattaaaacaaaaaatttaatccaaatagaatttaatgttaattcttttctctttccttaataattaaatgatgattcttctctctcttcttagtTAGGCTTGCACAAGTTTTAAGGAGGATGACTTCCTCTCCAGAGGGACTTTAGATCATCCTTAGTAGAGAACTCATCTCAATTCCTATTTATAGCCCACCTGTTATAAAAAGTAACTTTACATTAATTTTTGcgtcataaacagtaaatagaAACTCAAAGCATCTCTTTCTTCTCCATTAGAAAGAACTAACTTTAATCCCTATTGTggtcccacttaattaattaattaaaatacttaaaattaatgtaattaattttttaataatattatttaaatttataaatttaaaaataattcactattgaaagatattaatattaaataaattcatatataacaataatacataATATATCATTCGGAATTAcactaatttataattttgtgtttACAACtggtaattttaataatattattagcattttaaattttaaaaataaaaataaccaacccaaccaaaaattattttgtaaagtataaaaattaaatttattttttgatgtaagtaaatttaattaattataatttaatataatagtataaataatatttaatattaattatgatataaataattaatataaattattaattaaataaaaatttaattatttaatctacttaattattataattattNNNNNNNNNNNNNNNNNNNNNNNNNNNNNNNNNNNNNNNNNNNNNNNNNNNNNNNNNNNNNNNNNNNNNNNNNNNNNNNNNNNNNNNNNNNNNNNNNNNNNNNNNNNNNNNNNNNNNNNNNNNNNNNNNNNNNNNNNNNNNNNNNNNNNNNNNNNNNNNNNNNNNNNNNNNNNNNNNNNNNNNNNNNNNNNNNNNNNNNNNNNNNNNNNNNNNNNNNNNNNNNNNNNNNNNNNNNNNNNNNNNNNNNNNNNNNNNNNNNNNNNNNNNNNNNNNNNNNNNNNNNNNNNNNNNNNNNNNNNNNNNNNNNNNNNNNNNNNNNNNNNNNNNNNNNNNNNNNNNNNNNNNNNNNNNNNNNNNNNNNNNNNNNNNNNNNNNNNNNNNNNNNNNNNNNNNNNNNNNNNNTATCATCTCtttttatgaattatatattgtgtattatttttatatataatttttttaatattaatattttttacaatgatttatttttgaatttataaatttaaaaaatattattataaagtagtaattatattaatttaattaagtgggaccacaacagggactaaagttagttccttTTAATGGAGAATAGAGATGTTTGAGTTCTTAATACGtaaaagttaacgtggagttacTTTTTAAGACAAGTAGGTTATAAATAAGAATTGGGATGATCTAAATGCTTTTTGCCGCATACGGTACTTTTTTTcgatttgttgtttttttttttaacttgcaATAATAGAGTGAGAAagcttatttttaaaatttatagctTGTTAGGTACATTCATAATTTTGATCCAAAAATATATCTAtggaatttgattttttttaagatcTTGCTATGAATTTGATCGTgcttctaaaaataaaaaatcacactttCGTAACTTTTTGAGATGAGTTATAAATTCAGATCTACGTTCTAAGGTGTTCTTTCATTAAATTTACCATTTTGAGGTCTTATTCAGTTCTAATTTGCAGAAATGAAATGATGAAAATTTTaacagaaattatttttcttatggaTGTTAGAGTGGTGTATTGGCTGAATATTGGGGAAAGAGGAGTATTGCCGGAGTATGGGTGTAGGGTCAACACGGGGGGCGTTGTGGCTGAGCAGGTGGAGAGACGTGGCAACACGCCGGGGGCGTGGTGCCTGCGACGTGGCGCAGCTCCATCAACACGCCATGGGCGTGCTGACTCACCACGCAGGGGCGTGGTGCCTAGTGATCCGTGCAGCGCAGCAGAGATTCTCGCCGAGTCCCAACGCACTGCTCCACCACGCAGGGGGCGTGTTGCAGGCTGCCTGCATGCAGGGGACAGCCCCCCCTCTCCGGGAACCAGCGagctcttctccttcttttataTAAACCCATGAATCTGAAGGAATGAAATGAGAGAAGAGAAGCAAGTTAGTGTGGGGCTTCTTCAATATAGTGAGTTGGAGTTGAAAAAAATGACTCAGTGTAGGAGTAGTGAGTAGTAGTAGTGAGTGACTGTAgtgcaaaaaataattttttagtttaagggatacaataaaaaaaaaggtacGTAATTACTTGGCGCCCGAAGAACATATTATCAATTATTTGGATCATCCTATTTACGTAAGTTAGcaagttttaattattttctgtatttaaatttttttttatgtatttatgtttgttttatgtatatataaattgtaatgagaatattaatttgtgtattttataaatattttaataatatagtaatagtatttttataaaataaacgttaataataataatattatttttttaataatgttattAGGAAATATATTCAGgaatgaataaatttttttttaccttttaaacataatatattgcgtatagtaataaataaatattataataaattaaatgtgTAAATTGTATAAAACATAcgttgttattaaaaaattgaagaaataataatttgaaaaataaataataataataataatacgtgatgttattaaatattatagcaataaaaaaaattgtcggtaaggattaaatattttataggATAAGTgaataaagaatttaattttttaataaataaataaataaatagataagctatgttgaatattttaataaatatgtgaatgtttattaatatatttataaggattattatttaattaatgtaaCAGATATTTTTGTTGATGCAGCCTAACAGGAATTTGTTGGTGCGTAAACTGGATCCGTCACAAACGTGGAATCCGTTGGTAGAAAACCACTTACGCGCCACGGGATTTTACCACGTATCTAAAATTGGAGTCATAAGAAGATTTCGTCCCATGTTAGCTGCTCTGGTTGAAAGGTGGAGGCCTGAGACCCACACCTTTGTATTGCCGATCGGTGAGGTTACAGTGACATTAGAGGATGTCGCTAATATATTTGGCTTACCCATTTCGCGCACCTCAAACACCTCATTTCGTCTATCAAAGCGGTGCACAACTATATTCCCAGCCTGTTGCATACTTGCTTCTATCTGCTGTTGCGCAAATGCGGAGTACGTATATCCGGCACGCTTGCGTTCGTGAGTCTCGGCACTCTTCCGCGTAAAAAGTTCATTTAACCTATAATATGTTGCTCGGACTAGCGCCAACACAGGTAGATTACGGGCACCCTTCAACACTGAGTTAATGCACTCCACAAGGTTCGTTGTCATATGCCCCCATCGATGTCCCTCGTCGAATGCCAATACCCAATGTCTGAGTCCAATGGCATCGCACCACCTGGCGTATGCCTCGCCTTGCTCTTCCAACCTCTTATAGTTGATATTGTACCTCCACCGTTCTTAAATACCCTATGTTGACAACAAGCTTCTGCAAGTGAGGGACTTTGAATGCCCTTAAGAAGTTACTGCCGATGTGTCTTATACAAAACATCCACCATGCTCTCGGAGGTTGCCAGTCGTCACCGGAACGATTTACTGCTGCCCTTATTGACTCATGTCGATCTGAGATCATACCCACGCCGTCTTTTCTAACAACATACATTCGCAGATTCCTGAGAAAGAAGTGCCACGCATCAGCTGTCTCCCCTTCCACCAAGGCAAAGGCGATAGGCACAATGTTCTGGTTCCCATCTTGTGCAACAGCAACTAGAAGTGTACCTTTGTATTTTCCGTATAGGTGTGTGCCGTCAACCTGAACCAGGGGCTTGCCATGCCTGAATGCCCTAATGCATGGATTGAAACTCCAAAATACACGATGAAGTATTTTTACACCTTGCGCCTCCTCATTCCCGCTGTACAGTGGTCGTGTTTCTATTTGGACAACTGAACCAGGCATCTTCTGCACCATGACTGAGagccaccatggcaaggcttgGTAAGAATCCTCCCAACCACCGAAAACATTGGCTATGGActtctgctttgccaaccaaacCTTTTGGTAACTAATGGTATAGTTGAACCATGACTGGACTTCCGCAATTATAGATTTCACCTTGATGGACGGGTCCGTCTCGACCAATGGCCTTATAGCATCAGCAACTGTATCTGAGTCCAGCTTGGAATGATCTTGTGAAATCGTTCCGATCGTGCACGTGTGCCTACCATTGTATCTTCGTATCTTCCAACAACCTTTTTTCCGTATCAAGCTAGCTCGGATAAGCCAGTCACATCCATGCCCGTACATCTTGCATTTTGCATAGAACGTCCGTGGCTCAGACTCATAGACCTCATAGTCAACTCCTTTAGATATAGTGAAATTTCTAATTGCTGCGACGACCGACTTTCTACTACTGTATTCCATTCCAATCCGGAACTCTCCGTCCTCAGGATCAGCGATGCCTACAGAAAGTCAAAATCATCATTTATTGCTAAAGGCAATgtctaaactaacaaaaacttaTTATTTAGTCAACACGTACCTATGTTTGCATATTCCGGAAACTCGGGGGCATGCATGGCCTCGAGATCCAACTCACGCATAAAAGGTGGAACGTCCATCGGTTGACTGCTAGACGGATAAACCACTACATTCTCTGCTGCTGCCTCAACTCCCACGTCACCATCCTCATCTTCGTCGCCGGCCTCATAAGTGGCTTCGAAGTCCTCTTCGCTGTCACTATTCATTCCTTCGTCCACTGCAGCTTTATCGTCATGTATGTCTATATCGTTTTGAACCTCCACAGTTTCAAACTCAACGTACAACTCAATCTGTGGGAGTCGCATCTGAGTCTGCCGATGAATTTGAAACATATTCTCCATACTCGCTTCATCAGTAATCGAAAGGACATCAAACTGTATTAGACCACCAAAAACTACAATCGGATTTCGATACAGAATTCTGCTCACTCTCATTAATGTACCGTTTTCCATGCTTTGACAGAGGTCGTTCTACAGCTCCATTAACGTCATCGTGCATGGAACCACAAACGAAAACGGATTCTGGGACACAAACCTCA
The Arachis duranensis cultivar V14167 chromosome 5, aradu.V14167.gnm2.J7QH, whole genome shotgun sequence genome window above contains:
- the LOC107488091 gene encoding uncharacterized protein LOC107488091 codes for the protein MKKWQMEILHHCHTIQPFSIFDSHPSPWRPHHPKPYSYSRISCSNNNNNFPRWDSNAEPFRRRNFNRRTEPDEQQQQRREREYWSKRRWWSDEPPDIDEGSSGGVWEEVIDSIWIFQVFKSYGWALPFIIVSFLLSTGPKAFLMALALPLGQSALQLAFEKLWGQPENKPKRKYRTRRKPRGMNGTTVDEEAEENSRMRTGRTGYQSWVVEDNNSSAADSGNRESQSFRGWDDLERSRSTSSSRMMDGSRSTRTEAGRLSRREVKSDTPLLLRLLIAIFPFLGTWTKML
- the LOC107488061 gene encoding uncharacterized protein LOC107488061, producing MENGTLMRVSRILYRNPIVVFGGLIQFDVLSITDEASMENMFQIHRQTQMRLPQIELYVEFETVEVQNDIDIHDDKAAVDEGMNSDSEEDFEATYEAGDEDEDGDVGVEAAAENVVVYPSSSQPMDVPPFMRELDLEAMHAPEFPEYANIGIADPEDGEFRIGMEYSSRKSVVAAIRNFTISKGVDYEVYESEPRTFYAKCKMYGHGCDWLIRASLIRKKGCWKIRRYNGRHTCTIGTISQDHSKLDSDTVADAIRPLVETDPSIKVKSIIAEVQSWFNYTISYQKVWLAKQKSIANVFGGWEDSYQALPWWLSVMVQKMPGSVVQIETRPLYSGNEEAQGVKILHRVFWSFNPCIRAFRHGKPLVQVDGTHLYGKYKGTLLVAVAQDGNQNIVPIAFALVEGETADAWHFFLRNLRMYVVRKDGVGMISDRHESIRAAVNRSGDDWQPPRAWWMFCIRHIGSNFLRAFKVPHLQKLVVNIGYLRTVEVQYQL